One window from the genome of Rhodococcus sp. ABRD24 encodes:
- the phnC gene encoding phosphonate ABC transporter ATP-binding protein gives MSDPAHSALGATIDRILTPTIALDRVHKDFGPQVRALTGVSLQVYPGEVVALLGLSGSGKSTLLRLLDGLHLPTSGTVTVLGQDVGTARGARLRALRRQVGFVFQQFHLVGSMSVLENVCSGALGTLRGPRAGLFMYPKAVRQAAMEQLDRVGLADRPFQRADTLSGGQQQRVAVARALVQRPRILLADEPVASLDPESAAQVMALISQVAAEDNLTVVCSLHQVELALSWGHRLVGLRSGKVVLDKPVSAISRDETMSIYSSVAAADTAPQLV, from the coding sequence ATGTCCGACCCCGCACATTCCGCGCTCGGCGCGACGATCGACCGCATCCTCACCCCGACCATCGCACTCGACCGGGTGCACAAGGACTTCGGTCCCCAGGTGCGCGCCCTGACCGGCGTGTCTCTGCAGGTGTATCCGGGTGAGGTGGTTGCGCTGCTCGGACTGTCCGGGTCGGGCAAGTCCACCCTGCTGCGGCTGCTCGACGGTCTACACCTGCCCACTTCGGGTACCGTCACGGTCCTCGGCCAGGACGTCGGGACGGCACGGGGCGCGCGGTTGCGTGCCCTGCGCCGCCAGGTCGGTTTCGTCTTCCAGCAGTTTCACCTGGTCGGCAGCATGTCGGTGCTCGAGAACGTGTGCTCCGGCGCTCTCGGTACGCTGCGCGGCCCGAGAGCGGGTCTGTTCATGTATCCGAAGGCGGTGCGACAGGCCGCGATGGAGCAGCTCGATCGGGTCGGGTTGGCGGACCGTCCGTTCCAGCGCGCCGACACCCTCTCCGGTGGTCAGCAGCAGCGGGTCGCCGTGGCCCGGGCGCTGGTGCAGCGGCCGCGGATCCTGCTCGCCGATGAGCCCGTCGCCTCTCTCGACCCGGAGTCCGCCGCGCAGGTGATGGCACTGATCTCCCAGGTCGCGGCGGAGGACAACCTGACCGTCGTCTGCAGCCTGCATCAGGTGGAGCTGGCGCTTTCCTGGGGACACCGGCTGGTCGGCCTGCGGTCCGGAAAGGTGGTGCTGGACAAGCCCGTCTCCGCGATCAGCCGGGACGAAACCATGTCGATCTACTCGTCAGTGGCGGCGGCCGACACCGCCCCGCAGCTCGTCTGA
- a CDS encoding phosphate/phosphite/phosphonate ABC transporter substrate-binding protein, with translation MGSNSRRLLGVAAVAAAAVLGVSGCGSSAAAGDDTAAGDPQTLVLAAIPAEDSESLQQQYKLVAEVIEKETGHKVEFQNATDYSAVIEGQRAGKVQIAGYGPFSYITAKDSGVGTIPVAAPVKSASAKPGYQSYAITKGGSNIKSLSDFRGKTVCFVDPASTSGYLYPSAGLKELGIDPEKDVTPVFAGGHDASVLAVNSGQCDAGFAYDTIVDKVLVEKGQIKPGDIDVVWKSETIAASPIAISTDLSPELQAQLTAIFREQLNRPALVQAGVCADEDSCDLPEDVGYGYVPVEDSLYDGVRKVCEVTQAAACKN, from the coding sequence ATGGGTAGCAACTCGCGCCGCTTGCTCGGTGTCGCCGCTGTCGCCGCGGCCGCCGTTCTGGGTGTCTCCGGCTGCGGCTCGAGCGCCGCGGCCGGAGACGATACGGCCGCGGGTGATCCGCAGACGCTGGTCCTCGCCGCCATCCCCGCGGAGGACTCGGAGAGCCTCCAGCAGCAGTACAAGCTTGTCGCCGAGGTCATCGAGAAGGAGACCGGGCACAAGGTGGAATTCCAGAACGCCACCGACTACTCGGCCGTGATCGAGGGGCAGCGGGCCGGCAAGGTGCAGATCGCGGGCTACGGTCCGTTCTCCTACATCACCGCGAAGGACAGCGGGGTGGGGACGATCCCCGTGGCGGCGCCCGTGAAGTCGGCTAGTGCAAAGCCGGGCTACCAGTCGTACGCCATCACCAAGGGGGGATCGAATATCAAGTCCCTCAGTGACTTCCGTGGTAAGACGGTCTGCTTCGTCGACCCCGCCTCCACCTCCGGCTACCTCTACCCGTCTGCCGGACTGAAGGAACTCGGTATCGACCCGGAGAAGGATGTCACTCCGGTCTTCGCGGGCGGCCACGACGCATCGGTGCTCGCCGTGAACAGCGGCCAGTGTGACGCCGGGTTCGCCTACGACACTATCGTCGACAAGGTTCTCGTGGAGAAGGGCCAGATCAAGCCGGGCGACATCGACGTGGTGTGGAAGTCGGAGACCATCGCGGCCAGCCCGATCGCGATCAGCACGGACCTCTCCCCCGAGTTGCAGGCCCAGCTCACCGCGATCTTCCGCGAACAGCTCAACCGTCCGGCGCTCGTGCAGGCCGGCGTGTGCGCCGACGAGGACTCCTGCGACCTGCCCGAGGACGTCGGGTACGGCTACGTGCCGGTCGAGGACTCCCTCTACGACGGTGTGCGGAAGGTCTGCGAGGTCACGCAAGCCGCTGCCTGCAAGAACTGA
- a CDS encoding alpha-D-ribose 1-methylphosphonate 5-triphosphate diphosphatase produces MTEQTTLEQPRAWSLPRSPRDYVLGHVRAVLPNRILDDARIVVRDGRIVEVGESRVGTRADVDGGGLFCLPGLVDVHSDGLERERLPRPGAELPWMFSMMSFEGKLRAAGVTTVFHGASFSDRQAAKDGRSVDSALAMCQAVADWNERQADGRLVDHRVLHRLDVRSGLGLAALQQHLEAMVASGEIGAERPAVISHEDHTPGIGQYADRTFYERYVAGMSGISQEEARDRVDVLLAERESNLPVREESMNWLAGQSATGRVRIFGHDPESAAEIADLARRGGDVAEFPTTVEAAKEARARGMSVVMGGPNILRGGSHSGNVSGRELAGLGLVTALASDYLPSSLLGAVFTLAAGTMSLPEAASLVTSGPATAVGLSDRGALEPGQRADLVLVGLDHDCPVVRSVLRAH; encoded by the coding sequence ATGACGGAGCAGACGACACTCGAACAGCCGCGCGCCTGGTCGCTACCGCGGTCGCCGCGGGACTATGTGCTCGGCCATGTGCGGGCGGTGCTGCCGAACCGCATCCTCGACGACGCCCGGATCGTGGTGCGTGACGGCCGGATCGTGGAGGTCGGCGAGAGCCGGGTCGGCACCCGCGCCGATGTCGACGGTGGTGGGCTGTTCTGCCTGCCGGGGCTGGTGGATGTGCACTCCGACGGGCTCGAGCGTGAGCGACTGCCACGGCCGGGAGCCGAACTGCCGTGGATGTTCTCGATGATGTCGTTCGAGGGCAAACTGCGGGCTGCGGGCGTCACCACCGTGTTCCACGGGGCGTCGTTCTCCGATCGGCAGGCCGCGAAGGACGGCCGCAGCGTCGACTCCGCGCTCGCGATGTGTCAGGCCGTCGCGGACTGGAACGAGAGGCAGGCGGACGGTCGCCTCGTCGACCACCGGGTCCTGCACCGGCTCGACGTCCGCTCAGGGCTGGGTCTGGCTGCGCTGCAACAGCATCTCGAGGCGATGGTCGCGTCAGGTGAGATCGGCGCCGAGCGACCCGCAGTGATCTCGCACGAGGATCACACCCCGGGGATCGGCCAGTACGCGGACCGCACGTTCTACGAGAGGTACGTGGCGGGAATGTCGGGGATCTCGCAGGAAGAGGCTCGCGACCGGGTGGACGTGTTGCTCGCCGAGCGGGAGAGTAACCTGCCGGTCCGCGAGGAATCGATGAATTGGCTGGCCGGCCAGTCGGCGACCGGACGGGTACGGATCTTCGGCCACGACCCGGAATCTGCGGCGGAGATCGCGGATCTGGCCCGGCGCGGCGGCGACGTCGCCGAGTTCCCGACCACCGTGGAGGCGGCCAAGGAGGCCCGCGCACGGGGCATGTCGGTGGTGATGGGCGGCCCGAACATCCTGCGTGGCGGTTCGCACTCGGGCAACGTCTCCGGCCGGGAGTTGGCCGGGCTCGGACTGGTGACGGCACTCGCGTCGGACTATCTGCCGTCCTCGCTGCTCGGTGCGGTCTTCACGCTGGCGGCCGGCACGATGTCCTTGCCGGAGGCGGCCTCGCTGGTCACCAGCGGCCCGGCCACCGCGGTAGGGCTCTCCGACCGCGGCGCCCTCGAACCCGGACAGCGCGCGGACCTGGTGCTCGTCGGTCTCGATCACGATTGCCCGGTGGTGCGGTCGGTGTTGCGCGCGCACTGA
- a CDS encoding ATP-binding cassette domain-containing protein gives MMTKNVLSVRDLRKTFTLHTIDGRTVTSLHGVDLDVAAGEHVALAGPSGAGKSSLLRCVHRSYLPDGGTVTLGTDAGPVELTTLPDREMARLRGRELGYVSQFLSAPPRTGPMEVVAASGRRRGLSRSDARDAAAESLRRLALDETLWDVDCSVLSGGERQRVNIAAGTVHPPRLLLLDEPVSALDPINRERALELIASLSAQGVAVLAVFHDLDAMRRLASRVIRFSDGRIAQQGSAIEVLGVAA, from the coding sequence ATGATGACGAAGAACGTTCTGTCCGTTCGGGACCTCCGAAAGACCTTCACCCTGCACACCATCGACGGCCGCACGGTGACGTCGCTGCACGGCGTCGACCTCGATGTCGCGGCCGGCGAGCACGTCGCCCTCGCCGGACCGAGCGGCGCAGGCAAGTCCAGCCTGCTGCGTTGCGTGCATCGTAGTTACCTGCCGGACGGTGGCACCGTCACGCTCGGCACCGATGCCGGACCGGTGGAGTTGACCACCCTGCCCGATCGGGAGATGGCCCGGCTCCGGGGCCGTGAACTCGGATATGTCTCCCAGTTCCTGTCCGCGCCGCCGCGCACCGGTCCGATGGAAGTTGTTGCGGCGTCCGGTCGGCGACGTGGACTGAGCCGGTCGGATGCCCGAGACGCGGCGGCCGAGTCGCTGCGCCGGCTGGCGCTGGACGAGACATTGTGGGACGTGGACTGCAGTGTCCTCTCCGGCGGCGAGCGCCAGCGTGTGAACATCGCCGCGGGAACGGTACATCCGCCGCGGCTGCTGTTGCTCGACGAGCCGGTCTCCGCGCTCGACCCGATCAACCGGGAGCGCGCGCTGGAGCTGATCGCGTCGCTGTCCGCACAGGGCGTGGCGGTGCTGGCGGTGTTCCACGACTTGGATGCGATGCGCCGCCTGGCGTCGCGCGTGATCCGGTTCAGTGATGGTCGAATCGCGCAGCAGGGCAGCGCGATCGAGGTTCTCGGGGTGGCGGCATGA